A region of Fusarium keratoplasticum isolate Fu6.1 chromosome 6, whole genome shotgun sequence DNA encodes the following proteins:
- a CDS encoding BHLH domain-containing protein — MPPYDSYTSSATAPCTCPNRHMLHCGFPWANDQQQQLQQLPIPPGQCNIAPTTFIAGSICAGPVPLHYPLTQQDLPPDDFYKLDTHSSVTNPAQQMPHSIDIPPHLPCHSSEGVSRPDSEIKSRKRGASAGPEDNGEEENRNQSAGKMDHNLIEKRYRASLNDKMAVLRECVPSLRIMSKSAKGEDVTEERKQLGSLILPHKLSKATVLSKATEYIQHLEKQNNRLLDEIRAMTAKIAALDCLVTTDGVNGAIGPLQPLPEDMEWVHDSPAVCRFSQSSDAGKQCFAYGHHKVPYDMTHARATQSYLIPQQPNPACNSTLVQEQQMY, encoded by the exons ATGCCTCCTTACGACTCGTACACCTCATCAGCCACAGCTCCTTGCACCTGCCCAAACCGTCATATGCTCCATTGTGGCTTCCCTTGGGCCAACgatcaacaacagcaactcCAACAGCTGCCCATCCCTCCTGGCCAATGCAACATTGCACCCACGACCTTCATCGCGGGCTCCATTTGCGCTGGCCCTGTCCCATTGCACTATCCACTCACGCAACAGGACCTTCCTCCAGATGACTTCTACAAGCTGGATACACACAGCTCCGTGACTAATCCCGCGCAGCAAATGCCTCACAGCATCGATATCCCGCCGCATCTACCGTGCCATTCCTCCGAAGGCGTCTCAAGGCCTGATTCGGAAATAA AATCTCGAAAGCGAGGGGCCTCTGCTGGCCCTGAAGATAacggagaggaggagaatagAAATCAGAGTGCCGGGAAGATGGACCACAATTTGATTGAGAAGCGGTACCGAGCTAGCCTTAACGATAAGATGGCTGTCTTGAGAGAATGCGTCCCAAGTCTGCGCATTATGTCCAAGTccgccaagggcgaggatgtAACTGAGGAGCGCAAGCAATTGGGCAGTCTGATCTTGCCTCACAAGTTGAGCAAGGCCACT GTTCTGAGTAAAGCAACAGAATACATCCAACACCTTGAGAAGCAAAACAACCGGCTGCTCGACGAGATTAGGGCTATGACAGCAAAAATTGCCGCCTTGGATTGCTTAGTTACGACTGATGGGGTGAATGGCGCCATCGGCCCCCTACAGCCCCTCCCCGAAGACATGGAATGGGTTCACGACTCACCAGCTGTTTGCCGGTTCTCTCAATCTAGCGACGCAGGAAAGCAATGCTTCGCCTATGGCCATCATAAAGTTCCATATGATATGACCCACGCGAGGGCGACCCAGTCGTACCTCATACCGCAGCAGCCTAATCCAGCTTGCAATTCGACTCTtgtccaggagcagcagatgTACTAG